The Primulina eburnea isolate SZY01 chromosome 6, ASM2296580v1, whole genome shotgun sequence genome contains a region encoding:
- the LOC140833540 gene encoding deoxyribodipyrimidine photo-lyase-like, giving the protein MYWVKKILQWTTGPEEALAISLYLNDKCKIDGRDPKWLRRCMWSICGVHDQGWRERPVFRKIRYMNYAGCKRKFDVDGYIAYVKRITGEWKKRKVDARLDS; this is encoded by the exons ATGTATTGGGTGAAAAAGATTCTTCAATGGACTACTGGGCCAGAGGAAGCTCTTGCGATATCATTATACTTAAACGATAAG TGTAAAATAGACGGCAGAGATCCAAAATGGTTACGTCGATGCATGTGGTCCATATGCGGAGTACATGACCAG GGGTGGAGAGAGCGACCAGTTTTCAGGAAAATACGATACATGAATTATGCTGGGTGCAAGAGGAAATTTGATGTTGATGGCTATATTGCTTATGTTAAGAGGATAACAGGTGAATGGAAGAAAAGAAAAGTAGATGCCCGTCTTGACTCTTGA
- the LOC140834614 gene encoding IRK-interacting protein-like, with protein sequence MTSMATASAAKTSVSPHNPLHFTPIEEGNEDEEFQQGLNSFRATTPSEHLEKRNSDYKHQPKPLHSEKTRGKGSSRKRQEGDDFTGVLCSKCRPSNREKIFSFPNLENNGVFKQSMVSPNAILRSVLGSLGKKSPRLSDGSGGGGPAVSREEHLKNAVAELSNELIQATRKRDEAILESSKLKSSMAELEKKLNKLEIYCHSLKSGLEVCGNGNNSHYQKYPKSPSSVNYQCIKVGDQEKVIQHFLVSVSEARSSVRILSRALSHQIRQMGVKVFDKISLLLQPYDIKISFSRNPRALHCYMEALLNRALFEDFESIGFQKSASNQILNPMDRCEANFAMFARLQGLTWEEVLSNGTRHFSEDFSKFCDRKMSEIVAMLGWNRAWPEPLLQAFFGASKAVWLVHLLANSVHPGLSIFRVDKGVSFDPIYMEDMNVDKVKMLMPTMVRIMLTPGFYVYDNVIKCKVLCSYYNNSGGIGMDSTDKGSTPSPS encoded by the exons ATGACATCAATGGCCACTGCTTCTGCTGCTAAAACTTCCGTTTCTCCTCACAACCCGCTTCACTTCACCCCT ATTGAAGAGGGTAATGAAGATGAGGAATTTCAGCAAGGACTAAACAGTTTCAGAGCTACAACGCCAAGTGAACATTTGGAGAAAAGAAACAGTGATTATAAGCACCAGCCGAAGCCATTGCATTCTGAGAAAACTAGAGGCAAGGGGTCTTCGAGAAAGAGGCAAGAAGGTGATGATTTCACTGGGGTTTTGTGCAGCAAGTGCAGGCCTAGCAATCGGGAGAAAATTTTTTCGTTTCCTAATTTGGAGAATAATGGAGTTTTCAAGCAGTCTATGGTTAGTCCAAATGCGATTTTGAGGTCTGTTTTGGGTTCTCTTGGGAAGAAAAGCCCACGGCTGTCAGATGGCAGCGGGGGCGGCGGCCCCGCCGTGTCAAGGGAGGAGCATTTGAAGAATGCGGTGGCTGAGCTCTCTAATGAGCTCATTCAAGCCACTAGAAAGAGGGATGAGGCCATTCTTGAATCTTCAAAGTTGAAATCATCAATGGCTGAGCTTGAGAAGAAGCTTAATAAGCTGGAAATTTACTGCCATAGCTTGAAATCTGGGCTTGAAGTTTGTGGCAATGGTAATAATTCTCATTATCAAAAGTATCCGAAGTCTCCTTCTAGTGTGAATTATCAGTGTATTAAAGTTGGTGATCAAGAAAAAGTGATTCAACATTTCTTGGTTTCAGTCTCTGAGGCAAGATCGTCCGTTCGGATTCTGAGCCGGGCTTTGTCTCATCAGATAAGGCAAATGGGGGTAAAAGTGTTTGATAAGATTTCGTTGCTTCTCCAACCTTATGAtataaagatttcattttcaagAAATCCAAGAGCCTTACATTGCTACATGGAAGCTTTGTTAAACAGGGCACTTTTTGAAGATTTCGAATCCATCGGGTTTCAAAAGAGTGCTTCGAATCAAATTCTGAATCCGATGGATCGTTGTGAAGCGAATTTTGCCATGTTTGCTCGGTTGCAAGGGTTGACATGGGAGGAGGTGTTGAGCAATGGAACCAGGCATTTTAGTGAAGATTTCAGCAAGTTCTGTGACAGGAAAATGAGTGAGATTGTAGCTATGTTGGGTTGGAACAGGGCGTGGCCTGAACCACTTTTGCAAGCATTTTTCGGAGCTTCTAAAGCCGTGTGGCTGGTGCACCTTCTGGCTAATTCGGTGCACCCGGGTTTATCCATTTTCAGAGTCGACAAAGGGGTCAGTTTCGATCCAATTTACATGGAGGACATGAATGTAGATAAGGTTAAAATGCTAATGCCTACAATGGTTCGAATCATGTTGACTCCCGGATTCTATGTGTATGACAATGTGATAAAATGCAAGGTTCTTTGCAGTTATTATAACAACAGTGGTGGCATCGGTATGGATTCCACAGACAAGGGTTCAACCCCTTCTCCTTCTTAA
- the LOC140834615 gene encoding uncharacterized protein, which yields MQGGRDPFFGFGDPFGSSNGFGGFGGQRSMLSGFFGGRDPFDDPFFTHRGSIFGSSFFGSNGSPFMNLPIGGPFMDLPSGGPFMNENSSGFLDHQPSMSNKSKGPVIEELTSDDEKDKNESKEGKKVNPRKHGRSSKEPIVDDPDDEANEKKGKYMAHKNNINLLNHGRPRPQTQSFSFQSSTVTYGGANGAYYTSASTRRAGSDGLSLEEFKEANSSTGQATHRVSRGIHEKGHSMTRKLTSDGHVDTMQTLHNLNEDELFGFEEAWSGNAKKHLPGWSEKRALQDAMASGSTQRPQNRGGWALPSTERSSNVRSLKPDNGRGAGLPHQIKTRANDGTGSSGYRSNETNRR from the exons ATGCAGGGAGGGAGAGACCCATTCTTTGGTTTTGGCGATCCTTTTGGTAGTTCCAATGGTTTTGGTGGCTTTGGAGGTCAGAGGAGTATGCTATCTGGCTTCTTTGGGGGTAGGGATCCATTTGATGACCCCTTCTTCACACACCGTGGAAGTATATTTGGGTCTAGCTTCTTTGGGTCTAATGGAAGTCCGTTCATGAATTTACCTATTGGAGGTCCATTCATGGATTTACCTAGCGGCGGTCCATTTATGAATGAAAATTCTTCTGGGTTTCTTGATCATCAGCCTTCCATGTCCAACAAATCCAAAGGACCAGTTATTGAGGAGCTGACTTCTGATGACGAGAAAGACAAAAATGAAAGCAAGGAGGGGAAAAAGGTTAATCCTAGGAAGCATGGTAGATCAAGCAAAGAGCCTATCGTGGACGATCCAGATGATGAAGCTAATG AGAAAAAGGGCAAATATATGGCtcataaaaacaatataaaCCTATTGAACCATGGAAGGCCACGACCTCAAacacaaagtttttcttttcagAGCTCTACTGTTACTTATGGTGGTGCTAATGGTGCATATTACACGTCTGCTAGTACTAGGAGGGCTGGGAGTGATGGA TTGAGTTTGGAAGAATTTAAAGAAGCTAATTCCTCTACTGGTCAAGCGACACATAGGGTCTCTAGAGGCATTCATGAAAAG GGTCATTCCATGACTCGAAAATTGACGTCTGACGGTCATGTGGACACAATGCAGACTCTGCACAATCTTAATGAAG ATGAACTTTTTGGTTTTGAAGAAGCATGGTCAGGAAATGCTAAAAAGCATCTTCCTGGGTGGAGCGAAAAACGTGCTTTACAAGATGCTATGG CATCTGGAAGCACTCAACGGCCTCAGAATCGTGGAGGCTGGGCTCTTCCTTCAACAGAAAGATCAAGTAATGTGCGAAGCTTAAAACCAGACAACGGACGTGGAGCAGGCCTGCCTCATCAAATAAAGACACGTGCTAATGATGGAACTGGCTCATCTGGTTATAGGTCAAATGAAACTAATAGGCGTTAG
- the LOC140834617 gene encoding uncharacterized protein, translated as MKLVWSPETASKAYIETVKSPELFKQSSVAEFVSAMAAGWDAKLIVETWSRGGAISTSIGLSIARNHTKGRHVCIVPNEESKSEYVESMTRSGHSAEMIVGEPEEAMEGLQGIDFLVVDSSVREFSRILRVAKLGHKGAVLMRKNASSRVASDFRWRGVLDQESRIVRSVFLPVGQGLDMAHVGARGGELARRDGKSRWIKHVDRKSGEEFVFRK; from the exons ATGAAACTAGTTTGGTCTCCAGAAACAGCATCAAAAGCTTATATTGAAACCGTAAAATCA CCTGAACTTTTCAAACAATCAAGCGTCGCAGAGTTTGTGTCAGCCATGGCGGCCGGGTGGGATGCCAAATTAATCGTCGAGACATGGTCAAGAGGTGGTGCAATCTCCACAAGCATAGGCCTCTCAATAGCGAGAAACCATACAAAAGGAAGACATGTTTGTATAGTTCCAAACGAGGAGTCCAAGTCCGAATATGTGGAATCAATGACCAGATCTGGTCATTCAGCAGAAATGATAGTAGGGGAGCCAGAAGAAGCCATGGAAGGTTTACAAGGTATTGATTTCTTGGTAGTGGATAGTAGCGTCAGAGAATTCTCAAGAATATTGAGGGTGGCTAAGCTAGGGCATAAAGGGGCTGTTTTGATGCGCAAAAATGCTAGTTCTAGAGTCGCATCAGATTTCAGGTGGCGTGGCGTGCTTGACCAAGAGTCGAGAATCGTGCGCTCCGTGTTTTTGCCTGTGGGGCAAGGGTTAGATATGGCCCACGTGGGGGCAAGGGGCGGAGAGTTGGCCAGACGGGATGGAAAGAGCCGCTGGATTAAACATGTTGATCGGAAGTCTGGGGAGGAGTTCGTATTCAGGAAATAA
- the LOC140834616 gene encoding THO complex subunit 7A-like encodes MLKGRKAPGRGETVAAHYAFGPLEDDIIIKHRLLTRTTTTRGEPPLKKLQKKFTSFVLEVEKEADNYGDCERLSKAFLQELNTFEIPLLKSRAVIEANIREKENFNELKDEINRQILQARDDIEELKRQFEESKIERQHKEECEAIRKLIAMHPPRSKTQKIITELEKEIAMLEAENTAGSRTLDLRKKQFGLLLHVVDELQNTIVEEQRSLMEEMRTAMDEDRTGAEDATGGTEAMVLD; translated from the exons ATGTTGAAAGGGAGGAAAGCCCCTGGCAGGGGAGAAACTGTGGCCGCACATTACGCCTTTGGCCCACTGGAAGATGATATAATTATAAAGCACAGGCTTCTGACCCGTACAACAACAACAAGAGGTGAACCTCCTTTGAAGAAACTGCAGAAGAAGTTCACGTCCTTTGTGCTGGAGGTAGAGAAAGAAGCTGATAACTATGGTGACTGCGAAAGGCTTTCCAAAGCTTTCCTGCAAGAGCTCAATACTTTTGAAATTCCGTTGCTTAAAAGTAGAGCAGTTATTGAAGCAAACATCAGAGAGAAGGAGAACTTCAATGAGTTAAAAGACGAGATAAATAGACAGATTTTACAGGCGCGGGATGATATAGAAGAACTGAAGAGACAATTTGAAGAGAGCAAGATTGAGAGGCAGCACAAGGAGGAGTGTGAGGCAATTAGGAAATTGATTGCTATGCATCCACCCAGATCGAAAACAcagaaaatcataacagaaCTTGAGAAAGAGATAGCGATGTTGGAAGCAGAGAATACTGCAGGTTCAAGGACACTGGACCTTCGTAAAAAGCAATTTGGGCTTCTGTTGCACGTG GTTGATGAATTACAGAACACCATAGTGGAAGAGCAGAGAAGCTTGATGGAGGAAATGAGAACAGCAATGGATGAGGATAGGACTGGTGCGGAGGATGCCACTGGTGGTACCGAAGCCATGGTTCTTGATTAG